In Euphorbia lathyris chromosome 2, ddEupLath1.1, whole genome shotgun sequence, the sequence GAAAGAAACTTTTCATTTTCTCGATTAATGATAACTACAATTAATTAATGAATAGTAAGGTAATTATGGAGCAATTAATATAAAGAAAAACCTAATTGTTAGACTTCTCCATCGAAGAAAACAATTATTATAAAGTCTTTTATTCTGAAAATAATCAAAGAGAAATTTAtatggaaaaaaacaaaacttttCGTTTTCTCTATTAATGACaactataattaattaatgaataaTAATGTATTATGGAgtaactaatataaataaaaatgtaattgTTAGACTTCTCCATCAAAGAAAACAATTATTTTGGAGTCTTTTATTCTAAAAATAAGCAAAGAGAAATTTATATggagaaaaaataaaagttttttttttttttggtataaaaaataaaagtttttcGTTTTCTCAATTAATGATAActacaattaattaataaataataaattatggaGTAATTAATATAACGAAAAATATAACTCTTAGACTTCTccgtaaaataaaaaaaatggtttttttatttttacatgaaAATATAAAACTTTTCATTTCCTCAATTAATGATAACTACAATTAGTTaatgaataataaattattatggAGTAATTAATATAGCGAAAAATATAACTTTTAGACTTCTccgtaaaataaaaataaaaggtttttttatttttacatgaaaaaaaaaataaaacttttcGTTTCCTCAATTAATGATAACTACAATTAATTAATGAATAATAAGGTATTATGGAGTAATTAATATAACGAAAAACGTAACCATTAGACTTCtctaaaaaaccaaaaaaaataaagaagaaaaatgattcgtTTTTTACATGTCATAAAATATGCTGACATGACAAAATTTGACATGGCAAAATTTGGAGTTGCCTTTGGTTTCAACTTTTTTGGTTAAACCATTCGGTACTCCGAACCACATTGGGCCGACTAATCCGGATTCGGGACGAGTCCAAGGATTACGGTATTTAAACCCCTCCCAATCGCCGTTGTGGGGGATCGATCCTGAGACCTCCCTACCAAGCGCAGCCCCATGCTACCACTGCGCCAACCAACGATTGGTTGGTttcaacttttatatatatttataataaggtattggaaaaagttaaaaaaaaaaaaaatcaaggtgTTTGAATAGTTGATTTGTCAACAATTTGCTGAGTTGTCAAATTTTAACAAAGCTGGATGTGCAATTGGTAAACTTTCTTgtatgattatatatatatttttatagtaCTACATAATAtcttgggaaaattacacagaaattcatcttttaaaaactatttacaattatctcAATTCATAATTTGATATTGTATCAacctagtaaaatcagtattttaatatattttaagaattaaaatttataaattagaagtctagaatatattttgtagggtttatggtttatgaattagagtctagaatttttaaactatagtctaaaatcataatatatagagaataatgacatattaagaattaattttggtgatatgacttagttataatttttttaattaattatgatattcatgtatttgaccctaatATCTTTTTATATAAGAAAGCTAGATTTTATTAAATAAGCAAATACGTTACATCAGCTAAAACAGCAGAGAAATAAGAACTAGGAAAATCTTTAAATTTAAGGGTCTTTAAGTTGCTATATTGTGCGTTGGGAGTAGGGATGGCAACAGGTAGTATACCCGTGGGTACCCGACACTACCCGACCCGAATGGGACTATCCGTAccttgtataaaagggtatgagacgggtatgggatcaaaataattacccgttagggtaatgggacgggtatgggaataccccccagggtacccggtacccgttacccgtcataactcttttatatattaaaaaaattattgttttttagatgtaatatttgataccactaagctacttattattattgattaaggttcaatttattcaatttttagataaatgatttattaaatttatactttgttaaatttgtaatattttttattttatttattgattcttaacgggtaggGGTACTCgtgggtacccgtgaattaaatgggaagggtatgggatgcaaaaatatacccgttaggataatgggacgggtacgggtaattaaaaaataaacgggtaagggtttgggattggcactacccgcgggtaccttacccgttgccatccctagttgGGAGCAAGAGTGTGAGTTGGGATATTAGCCTCTCTTCTTTCATGGATCCACTTCACTGTGCCCAAACCTTTAGCCTTCTCCCGGGTGTCACCTACTAGAATTCCAATCCAAACATTTAAGTTGACTTTGAAGGAGATTCACCGTTTCTACACAGTCTGATGCAATGATTACACGATTCAGGCCTACATTCTATGCGGCGTTAATACTGGTCGCAATTGCATGTAACTCAACATGGAGGGCATTAAGCGACTGTCCGATTGTACCTCCCCCCACAAGGTGTACAGTGCCCTGATGGTTGCGAATCAAGAAACCGAAAGAGCTTTGATGCCTCACTGGGTCGAATGCTACATCACAGTTGATTTTGAGGATTTTAGATGGAGGTGGCTGCCATGTAGGTTGTTGAAACTGCATCATCTGAGGTTGGACTTGATCGTTGCTCTTATCATCTTTCTTCCTCCTTTCCATTCCTTCAAGTATGTCTAAGACATAGTGCATGGCTTTTGTCTCCCTCATCCGTTTATCTCCATGGGCAATTCGATTCCGTTCATATATCTATAATAGATATGATGCAAAATTTGCAAACTTTGacataaaataacaaataattttatcatAAGGGTTCAAATAATTGAAttggttatttaaaaaaaattattgaattggTCATTAAAAGTTATGACGGTAAAAAACAATCATGATATATATGATAATACGATTCACGTAATCCATTAACTAAACGAATTAGGCTCTGACTTAACAGATTCGATCATAAATGAGTCGACGCGCTTAACCCGTATATATATTGAACGGGTCTGATCATAGGTTGAGTTGCAAATTTATTGTAACTCTTATAATTTTATACCGTTTGACAGGTATATTTGTCCCATTTAACCCATCTCACCAGTATATTTGTTATAACTATTATATGGTTGTATAGGTATAAATAAAAATCGGGTCAAAATACCAAAATAGTCTAAGGTTTTTAGGTGAAAGCTAATTTAACTTTATACAAAAGAATATAATTTCAGTTTCAATATTTAAACTGTGCAATTAAAGAGCTCACCAATAGAAATTGACACATCAGCTAACTGTAATGTTAACTCTTCATTGATCGTTATTAGAGGTGAAAATCATATTCTTAGGAAGAGTTTTGGAATTAAAGAAGTCACGAACTCTTTTTGTGCTCCTTTTTCAGATGTGCCGTGGGATGTGATCGGTTGGAAAGATGTTGTGTTTAAATATGGAAGGTTAACGGCACTAATATATGATATGTCAATTTATGCTAGTGAAGCATTATTTGATaaacattaagattaaaattgttttattttatatacaGGGAATATTTTGATACAtaaaaatcatttaaaaaaaattgtttgctTAACACATCCGCAATATATGGATTGTGGACCTAATTCCCAACCTATATATAGTCTTCAATCAatcaaactctctctctctctacaaaTTAACATAAAGTTTTAATTTGTGTATGTTGtaacaggaaaaaaaaaatcaccttGATGCCCTTAACCTTTCTATTTAATGAAATTACAATTTTTACAAACTAAATGAGATTTTTATAAGTTTCCTACCGTTATATAAAGTATTTGAGCTGTTAAAACtacaatttcaaataaaaaaactatttcATTTTCAACCAAAAGTTAATATTTACAACTAATTTAATATTTACAACTATTTCAAAAGTATTTGATGCCCttctgtttttaatttattaccgagTTCTGTTTGTGTTTCATTGTTACAATTTTACCCTGATCTGACTCATtaatgcattattatttttgtttcaaaaaaaaaaattcttctatataattataattgatcaataatttaatatataattaaaatttaatcaacaaaaatataaattttaataatttctgCCGAACAAATTTCAAGTACTACCACTTAAATTTAGATAATAAttcaataaaatcacaaaaccattttatataAACATCTCATTCTATACcaataaaatcattttaaaattaacttctaactaaaaaatataacattaatcaattcaattcaaccAAACCATTTAAACGGCACGTGTATTAACTTATTATACACATGACACCTATTTTTTCTCGTCtctcaatatttatttatactcAATTAATCTAACTAACCCAATAAATCACTCAAACTACTGTATGATTTACCCAACTTTAGCCATTACAAGACATAAAGGTAACAACAAAAGAAAGAATCATGTTTAtaagtaaatattatatattcaaACAGAATatgaattaaagaaaaatatataaactatgataaataatttattactctCTGTATTTTTCATTAGCACACTTTTTAGTCCACGTAATTTAACAAAACACTTTAGTTTTTAACCTTGTtctattaaattatttaataatttaaatataatattgaatagaaaaaactataaactaaacaacatattattaaaatacgagaaTTAAACcgcattaataaattatttaactaTAAACTAATAACACATCaataaaacaaaagaaaggCTGTTTCTTTGTTTGTCGTAACTTAAACCCATAATTTGACGTAGGTTAGACGGTCGTCCatgaaaaaaaaatggtttcttgtttgaaattaattaaattaaaaaaaaacgatGTCTTCTTCATTGGGAATTCCGTTGATCTACTATGgagaattaataaaataattaagtgTCCTCCCCGATAATCACTGAAATGTAACATAAAAAAGGTTTGATGAGTGTAATAATGATGTGTAAAATAAAATGACCACAGAAACACACTACTAATTAAAGATCAGTTAGAAAGATCAgcaaattaatattaaaaaaggaATCTAAATTTAGATGAGAGTTATGGAGTGGTAAGGATCAAGAACTTCACTTCTCATGTATATATCATTCAatcaaggaagaagaagatagaTACATACAAAAAGAGCCCACTCCATAACCAACCAGTGTAGAATTCCATAGAAGACGAAGAAACATTGTGTAAGCTTTTGTTTTATAAaaagactctctctctctctctttctctttcgcTTTTTCAAAGATTCCTTCTCCACAATCATCTCCTTTTTTAACcctactttgttttttttccttgaTTGGAAATGATGTTAATGGAAATAATGTTCtgctttttgtaattttcttaattCGATTCAATTCAACATCAtcattctcattctcattctcattctcattctcattctctcttcaatttaattttgttcGTCGTCGTCGTCTCAGTTGCAACTGGAAACATTATTGGGGGTTTGGGGTCAGTGGTCCGGTTGGTGGTGGGTCTTCTTCATCTCATCATCTTACCCTTGACTCCTTAATCAATCAGGTAATCATTTTTAAtcattctctctctctttctctctctagctctGCTGTTTGCTTTAATTTCCCaattttgatgatttcttttaatgAATGTCTGACAACCATATCTTCCCTGCCAAATTAAGGTACCATAATTCATTTATTATGGTTGATTCAAAGCTTCTATGCCTCCtgcttttcttcttttattctTCTTTTATTCCTCGTTAATTCCGTATTCCCCCTTTTTCTTAATCTCGTCTTTTTTAACCTCGCCTATCGCCAGATCTTGATAGGAAATTTTTGAGGTTGCATTTAATTTCTCAATTTCGGAAGATTCTTCATTAATATCGAAATTTGAATGTTGTCTTGTCTCTTGCTTCATAATGGGTCTCCTGCTTTTCTACAGGAAACATAAGCTAACAAAAAGGATCGTCATTATTGCTTTCTGATTTCGGAAACTAATTCATTTATGTAGCTCTTTAGTGTTTCTTCTATTTGGTCTTCAAAATGTACTCGCATGCCTGTTTATGTTAGGTGATCACATTTAATTGGAACGAATCTGTGTTGGGTTTGAGTTCTTTCTATATATGCATTCGCGAAATCATTGAATTGGATAATTTAAGGGCTAAGTTCCTTCCTCATAACTGAAAACATACTACCCTagttttctgtttctgttttctGAGTAATCCTAAACTCACTTCAACGAAGTGTCCATGAATTCTCTTGTAGTTAGTTGAGTGGATGTTTGGTTTTGTAGCTTGTGGAAATCCAGACTTGAGTTTAATTTTATGATCTTAGTACACGAACATGTTACATGTCTGACTAAATAAATGCCTATTTGTGATGTAAATTTTCAGGAATTCCACGATATCAAATAGCTTGACTGCAAGCTGCCCAGACCTGGACTCAAGATTTTAAAGACATGGCTGGCATTGATGATAATGTTGCTATAATTGGGGATTGGGTGCCTCCTAGTCCAAGTTCACGAGCCTTTTTTTCGGCAATTTTAGGTGATGATATCAACTCACGAACAATGCCAGAACCTTCTCGGGAAAACAGAACTGAAGAGCTCTTTCTGGGGTCACGGAAACAGACAACGGAAGGTAATGCTGAGATGAAGGATGGGGCACAAACTGGTGCTTCTCAGTTTGCAGATTTACCTCCATTTCCAGAGCAGAAATCCAGCCAGCGCGGTGGCCTTGTAGAAAGAATGGCAGCCAGAGCCGGGTTTAATGCTCCAAGGTTGAATACAGAAAGTATTAGGTCTGCCGAGCTTTCAATGAACCCTGATATTCGATCTCCGTACTTAACAATACCTCCTGGTCTCAGCCCAACAACCTTGTTAGACTCTCCAGTGTTCCTTTCAAATTCTCTGGTAAGTTTCTAGAATCTTGTGAGTTTTTTTCATAGTAATCAAGGTCTGAAGCTCTGTAATGAACCATGGTATATGTAGGATTGTAATAACATATAATCAATTCCCGCAAGAGCTACAGAAAGCGAATTGCGGCTCAATGGTGTATGGCTTAAGGTCATAGTGCTAATTAAGCTTCTACTTGCcgaaatattatcaaataaactATAATTTCTAATTCTGATTTTGGATTTGTGAAATGATTTTGTACCAATATTCTTCTTGCTTCTCATAAGCATCCTTTGTCTTGTATCTCTTTTTTTTCTCACACAATGCCATATTGTAGAAACATTACTTCCAAAACAGAAATGGATCTTTGTTGAGTTCTCTAATTTACTGAATGTTTGTTCTGAATGTATGACTCAGGCACAGCCGTCGCCAACAACTGGAAAATTCTCATTTATGCTAAATCCTAACAGTAAGAGCTCCACAATGGCTTCTGAACCTGCTGATAAAAGTAAGGATAATTTTTTTGAGGACATCAATGATTCTTCATTTGCATTCAAGCCTGTTCCAGACTCTCGGTCGTCTTTTCTCCTTGGCGCAATCAAAGTAAGTCTTGCGTGAATCTTACTCTTTAGACAGGATGCTGGTAACTAAAAGTGTCTGATGATTAATGTATTAGTTGAACCGTATTTGCTTTCTGCATATGTATAACTTTAGCAATTCTTCTGCAGCAATCCTTTCCTAGTATCGAGGTTTCGGTTCAGTCTGAGAACTCTCATGGTGTAGAACCAAACAAAGTCCAGCCTCAGAATAGGAACACCTTCCATTTTACAGAAGACTTCTCCAGATCAACAATTGAAAAGGACAACGGAGCTAGCACTATGAGGAAAGACAGAAGGGCCTTTGACCCTACTGGTGGCAGTGCTGAACATTCTCCACCGCTTGAGGATCAACAAGACGAAGAAGGAGAGCAGAGAGCCGGTGATTCCGTTGCAGGCGGTGGCACCGGCACACCATCTGAGGATGGATATAACTGGAGAAAATATGGACAGAAACAAGTAAAAGGCAGCGAGTATCCACGGAGTTATTACAAATGCACTCATCCGAATTGCCCGgtgaagaagaaagtggagcGCTCTCATGAAGGCCACATAACGGAGATCATATACAAGGGGGCTCACAACCATCCAAAACCCACACCTAACCGGCGATCAGCCATTGGACCCTCGAATGCTCTTGTCGACGCACAACTAGATGTTCCTGATCAAGTTGGAATACAGAGTTGTGTAGACAATGATCCTATGTGGACAGATGCACAGAAGGGAACTGCTGCTGGAACTCCGGAATGGAGGAACGATAATGGTGAGGTGACATCTTCAGCAAATGCAGGCCCTGAATATGGTCATCCATCTTCCACGGTACAAGCTCATAATGGCACTCACTTTGAATCGGGTGATGTGGTTGATGCCTCTTCTACCTTTTCTAATGACGAAGATGAAGATGATCGGGCTACACATGGCAGTGTAGGTTATGATGGCGAAGGAGATGAATCGGAATCCAAGAGAAGGTTACTAGGCTCTTTCttaattttagtatttattgATGCAGAGCACAGTATTTGTATGAGTGCAATAATGTAATGCATAATGTCATCTGCCAACCCAGGAAAATTGAAACTTACCCAACTGACATAGGAGGAGCTACCAGAGCTATTCGGGAGCCAAGAGTGGTGGTCCAGACTACAAGCGAGGTGGATATTCTTGATGATGGATACCGCTGGCGCAAGTACGGGCAGAAAGTTGTGAAAGGAAATCCAAATCCCAGGTGAGTAGTCTAAAGATTTTGCAGTTCTGCACGCATAGAACAGAGCATCCCGTTGCAGTTGCAGattgaaaactaaaaaaaaacgaTCACTTCTTTTGTTGCAGGAGTTATTACAAATGTACTAATGCAGGCTGCACAGTGAGGAAGCATGTGGAAAGGGCATCACATGACCTTAAATCAGTGATCACAACATATGAGGGAAAGCACAACCATGATGTTCCGGCAGCTCGCAATAGCAGCCATGTCAATTCTGGTGGTCCCAATAATGGAAATACACAAGCTGGTACGGTTGTTCAAAGCCATGTTCACAGGCCTGAACCTGCACAAGTTCACAACAACATCCCGAGGTTCGAAAGGTCTCGTGCATATGGATCTTACGGCCTGGGTGGAAGTCAGCAGCTAGGGCCGGCCCCTAGCTTCTCGTTTGGAATGAACCAACCAGGGTTAGCTAATCTGGCAATGGCTGGATTAGGTCCTGGGCAACCCAAGATGCCAGTAATGCCTCTTCACCCATATTTACAGCAAAGGCAGATGAATGAGATGGGGTTCATGTTGCCTAAAGGAGAACCAAAAATGGAACCTATGTCTGAACCAAGCCTGAATCTGGCAAACAATCCTTCAGTATATCAGCAAATCATGAGTAGGCTGCCACTTGGACCACAGATGtaaagttctttttttttttaatccttTTTTCAAAGTTAATTTATTATTGTCATTATCAATTTCATACTGCTGTGAGGAATATAGaattatttatttctttatatatatagattggcATTTCATTAGGGCATCTTATTCTTCCTCTTGATGCCTGCCTTggtaactaaaaatatatagcTATCTTTGATGTTTCTGGGAATATAAGATAATCATATGAATTATTTCAAAGTAAaacagtgttaaaaaaaatttggaagTTGATATCTGATGGCAATTAGCAGATAAATTCAGTTTAAAACTAAAACATTTATTTCTACTTATCTAACAAATTATAGATTTTGAGTTTATTATTGCTATCTAATTTTTTTGTAACAATCACCTACTAAACACTGACATCTCTTATAAATCTATTCCCTTCGTTATTTTTTCATAATAACATTAGACCTGTTTATGGATTGGATTAGGTCAAGCTTAGCCGGGTCATATTGGATCTAACCAGACTGACACAAATATCTTATTCAAATTCAGGCTAGCCTGCACTATTTTACATTGAAATCAAAGTCGGACTAGGCTAGTTAAGGGAACTAATTTTCAGATCCAGTCTTGTACAATAAAAAAAGTATAGTaaagttaaaattaaaatcTGTTGGTCCCAAAATACTTCtagagttaaaaaaaattaaactatgtTCAAGTGTATGTTCAAGTCCAACTCATAAAAGAGAAGCCTACAGGCGTTGAGTGAGTCAACAGatccatataataatatttgaTGGTTAGTtatttgagagaaaaattattttaaacatgaaaaaaaatcatttttgtgaaaatattaagaattaaagaaTTATTGAATTTGTTATGATACAATAGCAAATTTGTCATATATTAAGTTTCAATCTGAAAAAATCTTTGATTAACAGAAAAATTAGCTGAACCAACTAAAGATTTGAcaaatacaaaacaaaaaattgtaaaagtAAATTATATGATTTTGCAAAAACAGTTTGATGgtttaaaattttacaaataaGGGTCATGTGTTATGGATGTTCCGTCAAAAATTGTAATCATGACTATTTACTTTACAAATTACTCAAAATATAATGTCcgactttacaaattaattaaatcatAAGTATTGTTTGATCGAAAAATTGACGCATATATCCTTTAACAgtaaatttcacaaagcacaagatCTATGTTTACTAATTTTTAAACCACGAAAATTGTTTTTGAAAATGAGtcaaatcacattttttgtttttttttttttttttttttttgtacttttctcaATACAAAACTTGGAAAATTTAGATGAAAAAactaaatatttgataaatacaAAACTCAGAAATTTGATAATgcaatttttttagaataaaatGATTGGTTATTATAATAAGTAAAAATTAATGTATTAATGAAATGGTTATTCGAACTTCAGACGGTTTTATTTGCAATTTCTTATGCTTTTTCGTATGGGTGGCACAAGCTTTGGGTTGAGAGTGATTCTTCTTATGTTGTGCATCTGTTTCGTTCTCGATTGATGGTTCCGTGGACTATGAGGGTGGATTGACATAACTGTTTAGAGCATATGTTACAGATGgaagtagtttttttttatcatgtgtTCAGGGAAGGTAATCAAGTTGCGGATAAGCTGGTTGATTTTGGTAGAGTCAGTTCGGAATTTTGTTGGTGGGATGGAATTCCGgatttttgttcttttctccTTCGCGATAATGCTTTAAATAGGGATTCTTTCCGTTTTGTTTAGTTGTTGTTTTCTGGATGCTCtgttgttaatttttttgcTCCACAATAAGGGGTGGATGGGGGCAATAGTCCCAGTCATAAAGGAAAGCACAACTCTCGAGTTAAGCTCAATAATAACCCGCCTAAAGCCCTTGTTTCAGGCAAGCTG encodes:
- the LOC136219514 gene encoding probable WRKY transcription factor 2, whose protein sequence is MAGIDDNVAIIGDWVPPSPSSRAFFSAILGDDINSRTMPEPSRENRTEELFLGSRKQTTEGNAEMKDGAQTGASQFADLPPFPEQKSSQRGGLVERMAARAGFNAPRLNTESIRSAELSMNPDIRSPYLTIPPGLSPTTLLDSPVFLSNSLAQPSPTTGKFSFMLNPNSKSSTMASEPADKSKDNFFEDINDSSFAFKPVPDSRSSFLLGAIKQSFPSIEVSVQSENSHGVEPNKVQPQNRNTFHFTEDFSRSTIEKDNGASTMRKDRRAFDPTGGSAEHSPPLEDQQDEEGEQRAGDSVAGGGTGTPSEDGYNWRKYGQKQVKGSEYPRSYYKCTHPNCPVKKKVERSHEGHITEIIYKGAHNHPKPTPNRRSAIGPSNALVDAQLDVPDQVGIQSCVDNDPMWTDAQKGTAAGTPEWRNDNGEVTSSANAGPEYGHPSSTVQAHNGTHFESGDVVDASSTFSNDEDEDDRATHGSVGYDGEGDESESKRRKIETYPTDIGGATRAIREPRVVVQTTSEVDILDDGYRWRKYGQKVVKGNPNPRSYYKCTNAGCTVRKHVERASHDLKSVITTYEGKHNHDVPAARNSSHVNSGGPNNGNTQAGTVVQSHVHRPEPAQVHNNIPRFERSRAYGSYGLGGSQQLGPAPSFSFGMNQPGLANLAMAGLGPGQPKMPVMPLHPYLQQRQMNEMGFMLPKGEPKMEPMSEPSLNLANNPSVYQQIMSRLPLGPQM